In Mangifera indica cultivar Alphonso chromosome 7, CATAS_Mindica_2.1, whole genome shotgun sequence, the genomic window ATTTCTATCTAAGCAATATTAGTCGTTGATTTTGAAAATCATTACGCATTTATTTCTCTTCAAGGGCTACGTATGAGTGCGCTGAAATACACCACCTCATCGTTTTAAAATCAAcgccattttcttttttccttctacGTGTCCTCATTTCCTTTCATCACACCATCCATCAAAAACATATCGTCGATTATTTTGCTTCAACTTGCCAATAAAGCTTCCTTCCACCGTAAGCTTTGCCACGCATCAAGCATTGGTGGATGGCGTGTGACAGAAAAGTCTGtcacatttaatttttatagaaaattgtttaataaacaattttttattctctcgCTTTTATAAAATCGACATAACATTTGTGATTACTAAAATGTCCCTTTACTCAAATGGATATTTGTAACGTTAATAGTTCATGGGTGAGAATAAGAGTTTTTCATTTATCGTGAGTAATATTTTAAGAAAGCATCAAAAATTGGGTGGAAAAGAGCCGTACtcccttttaaaaattaaaaggccTACAACTAGATAAGTTAGAGTTAATTTCAAcagtcaaattctaatttatttataataaatttaaaattaaattattttttaattaagcaCCACAAGTGAGGAATTCTGACATCATTGCATATGTCAAAAGGAAGAAAGACCAAGACTGCTTACCTAATTTTGAACAGATGTTCAACAGATATTGAGcaatcttaatttatattttccgAAAAGTGAGAATTCCGCTATCCAATTTTAAATCCAAGTGAACAAGACTCTGAGCCAATTCAGAAGCAAGACGTGTTGGAATTTGctaataataatcaaaacatGACAACTTCTTTCATACCCGACCTAAATTAATATTAAGGTTGGTAATTAGGAAGTTTAATGAGTAAAAATTAGTAGTTTATTAAGTTAAATTGGTATATGTATAAGTAATATTGTGTTCGATTGATATTAATGCAGGAATATTGAAGTATTATTTTACTTAGttctttttaaatatgttaaattaaatcaaaaatataagACACGGCAAATATTGTGATAACTTAAATGTGAAAGGGTTGGAGGAGAGATTGTTGGGGAAAATCACAATAAGTCAAAAGGTGGGTGTTGATTTGAAAAGTATGGTTACATTAATGAAGTCAACAAAATCAATCTTACTTTTTCATTTAAGTAGAATCAACCAAATCGACAAAAAACTTTTATTGGTATTCTCATTTCATGTGATATCATCTTTGTTGAAGATTTTAAAAGTAGTCAATTTGAGTAAAATGAATCACAAATTCTTAGTGAAGTTGATGGCATTAATCAATCGAATGAGAAAGATTTTAAGAGGATTACATCCTTGATTTCTTTCAATGATTTCTATACTTTTTAATGATGGGTGGTGGTGGTATTGGCATGTGGTGGCCATTGGTAATGTGTGTGATGGAAGAATAATTTTAATCCGTATTAATAGCGATTTAATcctaataattatttgaataaagataaaatagtaataatgagGTTTAgggttatttattttaattcattggaatgatatttttttaaatttaataaataaagataaaattgtaataaaattaataatacttcaataatctttttttttaatttaaagtggatacgataatatttaatgaatcaaataaattaatattgataataaaatatagtttttcaCATATATTACTTCAACCCAAATATCTCTTTGTGTTATACTATAGACctttgtaatttataaaaaacaatattttgatatatagttgGTAAAGTTTGATAGACCaatggaaaaataatttttttcaaaactgaaataTCAAAAATCTGTCGTTTCATCATACgttaagtgggaaatagtcatttcgCCGAAATCAAGTTACCTTTAGGCATTGGTCTTGCCTTATCTCTTACATTCAATCAATTATCTGTCTCTTTAAATGTGTGAACAATGGCAAATGCAGTCGCCATGTGCAAGAGCTAGCTGGAacttgaaaatgacaaaaatggaaACTCAAATCCTTGTCATCCCTTTCCCAACCCAAGGCCATCTAAACCCTATGCTTCAACTATCTAGACGTTTAGCCTCAAAAGGCCTCAAAGTCACCCTGGTTTGCACCAACTCATCTCTCAAATCCAACAGCAACATTTCATCCATCGATTTCAAGTTCATCAGCGACGGTTTCGACTCAGAACTAAACTCAGAAACCTTTGATGAATATATCAGATGTTTGAGAGCTATATTTCCTCAAAATCTAGCCAGGTTTGTTGAATCCAGTAAAAACTTGGGCTGCCCTTTTAAGTTTATGGTTTATGATTCGGGGATGCCATGGATGTTAGATGTTGCAAGAGATTTGGGCATGGATGGAGCTCCGTTTTTCACTCAATCTTGTGCAGTTAATGCGGTTTACTATCATTTGAATCAAGGGACATTGAATTTGAAGGCTCCTGATTCAGAAGGGTGTTCGGTTTTGTTGCCTTCCTTACCATTGATGGAGAGAAAAGATCTTCCGACGTTTGTTTATGAAACTGAGTCTCATAAATCTCTGCGTGAATTGATCCTGAATAAGTTGGTAAATATTCATGAACCCAACTGGATCCTGGTTAACTCTTTCGATAAGCTCGAAGAAGAGGtaattgttagataaatatacttgaaggaaataaaatcaattcaaataataaaataacttgggttagattcaaattgagtcaagttcaaatttttctaagctcaagcttggTTCAATCTTTGTagagttaaacttaaatttaagctTGAGTTTGTCTTAAAAGTATTTGAGTTTATCGTGTTTGAGAAGAATTGAGCtcgagtttaaattcaaaccaagtttTGAGTTCGATTTGGTACTAAAATAAggctattttattttatttgtatcgAATTTTTTAAGCTCCCAAGTTTGATGGCCAAAAATCTCTaaagtttgagcttaaactaaaaaatattaaattgtcaAAGTGAAGCTCGAATTTGAaacaatttggtttaaattcacccctaattataaaacaattaaatttgtttaagatTACGAGAATATCTAATTTGTCATACTTTTTGGATtcataaatttttcttaattcatCTTCCTTTCATGGAACCCACTTAAATGgtggttttgaaaaaaaaaaaaaaaaacgttgtATTAAGGTTTCAAAGAGACaacctatataatatttaataggtATTTAAACCCtatcaaaattctaataaaccctaatattttctaCCCAATTGTAGAATATGCATAAGTTGCCAGACTATTTAATTACCcgatataattaattagaagtGATCTCTATTATTTGTATCTATTAATACAAGAGGAGCACTTATTTAGGTTGTAAGCTTTTAAACTTATtgatcatattaaattaatctaTTGAACTATTTAATCACGCGAGAATTTTCTATTAGTAATCAGATATGcctttattaaaacaaataatttcttTCAGGTTGTGCACTGGATGTCGAATCACTGTCGAATTAAGGCAGTCGGGCCAACTGTTCCATCAAAATATATGGACAAGAGATTGGAGAATGACACTGACTATGGCCTCACCCTCTTCAAGCCAAAGACCGATACTTGCAAGACTTGGCTAGACTTAAAGGAACTCAACTCAGTCGTTTATGTATCATTTGGAAGCTTGGCAGCCCTAGCAGAAGAGCAGATGGAGGAAATAGCATGGGGCCTGAAGAGAAGCAACACCTTCTTCTTGTGGGTAGTTAGAGAATCTGAATCTGCCAAGCTTCCAAAAAATTTCTGCGAGGAAACAGTCGAGAAAGGTTTGGTCGTGAGTTGGAGCCCTCAGCTTGAGGTTCTAGCTCACAAGTCAGTGGGGTGTTTCATGACACATTGTGGCTGGAACTCGACGCTGGAGGCACTGAGCTTAGGGGTACCGGTGGTGGCGATGCCGCAGTGGACGGATCAAACAACTAATGCTAAGTATATTGAAGATGTGTGGCAGGTGGGGGTTAGAGTAAGAGTTAATGAAAAAGGGATTGTGACAAGAGAGGAGATTGAGGGTTGCATAAGGGAAGTCATGGAAGGAGAGAGATCGGAGGATTTCAGAAGGAACTCGGAGAAGTGGAAGCAATTGGCAAAGGAGGCTGTAGATGAAGGTGGAAGCTCTGATAAAAACTTGGAAGAATTTGTAGCTGCTATCAATGTGTTCAAAACTAGATCGAACATTGATCCGATGAAAGGTACAATCTGATCCAACTGGTactcaaatcaattaattatttaaaaataatatttaaaataattttatataattatattattttaatatcaaaataaacttaatttgataaCATGCATGTTTAAACAATATGATTCAATCTTGTTAAATCCATTTTAACTTGAGAAAATTTTTCAaggtaattgaaaaaattatatgataaagtgatcgtatatattataataattaaattatgtataatttatataatttagatatataaataattttaaattaaaaataaaaataatatttaattatataataatcatttatttacttaaattatatatcaaatatagatatatatatatgataaatttgtttcaactttttgtcACATTGTTTTCTGATTATTTGTTTAaggaaataatatatatgaaacgTGAACTGACTGGAGTATAGCTGTAAGGAAGAGGGATTCTTTTTGGCATCATTGCTTACAACTTTATGCagaagaaatcaaaataaagagaCAATGAATGGTCCTACCTTGATTTATACATCTCATAAATTGACAAGAAACCAACTGTCaacaatttttctataaaaaaataaatatgcagGTCGGTAAGCGTGGACTGGTTTCCTTATATCAGTTGttcatattttatcttttgtgtGTTTTCTTTGTAGGTGTTATGCAGACTAACTAAATAGAATGTTTAGTGCCATCACGGGGTGTAAAAAATTCATATCGAGTGGTGATCTTGTGTCAgaagattaaaatttgatataaattgttTAATCTTATGATGACATTAAGTTGCCCATTTAGTTACCCTATTTGAATTGCACAcgtccaaaataaaaaatataaaaaaaaaaaggcttaatATACAGGAAAACTCTCAacctttttattgatataaaaaaggATTATAAAGCTTGTTGTAAGAAAGTATTTACTTTCACTGCAGCAAATTTGTAATcctttttaagtttaataaaaagattGGGTTTTCTCATATATTAAGTGTTTGATATATTGTCTTTGGTGTGTTTTCTTTATGGGTGTTGTGTAGGTTGACTAAGCAAGACGTTTAGTGCCATCGGGGAGCACGGTAAATTCATATCAAGTTGTGGCCTTGTAACCAATCTAatagaaattgaattaaaatttctgTTTGATATTCGATTCGAGATTAAttcgtttatttatttaataatattatttatctcttcAATAATATTGTTCTCTTTTTTATAATACTGTTTATGGTGTTAACaatctttcaattatattgttcATCAGttcaaaaatcaaactcaaattcaaatcagaTATTATATCTTCAATCTAAACCTAgtgttttaaaacataaataacttGGTGGTTAGTCTAATTTGGTTTGATCGACCAAtgattaaaccaaataaatcatGTTGGGTTACGGATGTcaatatgttgttttgtaaaaattttcaaaccaaatcctCACAATTACAGGAATCAAACCAAAACTATTTGATAAGAAATAtgcaatatttatttaatttatcattgatTTGACTTCACAAATTTAGAAGAATTTGTTCATCAATAATACTTATAACTGGTCGTTCCTAACTTAGATACAAATTCATCAATATTTTTATCAGAAGAACCTCCTTCACTTACTGCCTCTATGGCCAATTTCCTCCATTTCTCAGCATTCAATTTCATTTCTCTTGCTTTCTCCCCCACTATTACTTTCCTTACACATTTCTCAATCTCATCTCTTGTCACAATCCCATTCTCTTCAACCACCACCCTAATTCCCACCTTCCAAACATCTTGAACAAGCTTGGCATCCGTCGGCTGGTCAGTCCATAGCGGCATCACCACCATTGGCACCGCCAAGCTCAGTGCCTCGATAGTCGAATTCCACCCGGCATGGGAGAAGAAACACCCCAAAGCTTCATTTGAAAGCACTGCCAATTGAGGGCTCCATTTCACTATCAACCCCTTGTTGGTTGTCTCTTCGATGAACCCTTTTGGGAGCTTTAAGTCCTCAGAGTCTCTTACCACCCACAAAAAGTGGAAATCGGTTTGCTTCAAGCCCCATGCAAGCTCCTCCATTTGCTTGTGGCTTAGGCTAGAAATGCTACCGAATGACACATAAACGACAGAGCCTTTTGGCCTTGCATTGAGCCAATCAATGCAAATGGTTTTGTCTGTTTTCAAGAGATCGAGATCATAgtctttgtcattttcaatgCGGTTATCCAAGTAGAAAGATGGAATTGTTGGACCAACTGTTAGCAGTGCTGGACAAATTTTATGCATTGTATTCACAACCTGTGTCAAAGTaaaaattgtgttattttcaATTCTTAGAATAGGTGGAGATGCTTAATTGCACTGTTTACACATGTACAAACATCCAAATAGCCTATTAAAAAATAGGGTTTGAACCAAAAccgaaattaatttatttttacttcaatTGGAACTGAAACCTATCCaagtaagaatttttttttcttactccTATGTAAAAACGCTTATTATTAGGTTAGATCAATCAATAGTTAGCTCGAGCTTAACTATAATTTAGaacatttagtttaaattttagtttggaCTGACtcgaataataaataatgatatcaagaagaaatagaagaatCGTTAAATAGGAAGATTTTTTATGTACTGGCAACAGGTTctcaaactcaagccaaaaTGGGTTGGAaaatggtttttcaaatttaaaggttGTGAATATGATGTTTTCTCAAACCTTGTGTGGTAAATAGTGATTTGGGCTTTGTATACTCTCTATTAGACATGTCAAAAGGGTCGAGCCAACTTGCAGCACAACCCAACCTCTCAATTTTGGCAGGCCAACAAGAGTGCatgcgcgcacacacacacacacacacgcgcACATAAAGACTGACCTACTGAAGGCTCACAAAAACACGATTCAAGAAGCCTTAGTCATGCCCCCAACTTTGTCATGCCAAAGGCCAATATAGCCTACAAGACCCGCCATTTGACATACTAAAACCCAATACAGTTTGTGGACATAACGGCCCACAACGAATACTGTCAGTCCATTTATCATGTCTTCattgtataaaaaatactaaCCACTATAGTAAAGCCTACCTCATCTTCTAACTCGTAGAAGGTATTGACTAGAAGGAAGTCAGCTTTATCTGTGTTGGAAAACTGGCCCAACAACATCTCAAAGTAATCCGGATATTCACCTGCAACATAAACGAAAGACGGCAAATCCTGAGGCTCAAGCAACGGCAATCCAGTGATGGACACTGGTGCTGCCGTCGAAGAAACCGGAACCTTCAACAACCCATTATAGACAAGATAATAAATATAGTTAACCGCACACGTCTGAGTGAAAAACGCAGCTCCAAGCAATCCAAACTGCTTGGCCACTTCCAGAGCCCAAGGCAAAAAAGTGTCATAAACGATGCAGTCGATAGGGTTGGAGGAGTTTTTATACTTTGTAATGAGCTCCGCTAGGGTTTTTGAGCCTGCAGCTTCCATCTTTTGGAGATAATCATGGACACTTACAGCTTCTGCGAAGCGGCCTCGCTCGTCAAAGCCGTCGGAAATGGTTTCGAATTGCAGTGAGCTCGGGGGCTGAGGCTGAATGGTCTTGAAGATGAATTTGGTTATGGCTATGGTGGTTTTGAGACCCTTGGAAGCTAAACGTTTGGCTAATTGAAGAGCTGGGTTGATGTGACCTTGCCTTGGATAAGGAATTACAAGAACATGAGCTGCTCTGTAGATCTTTTCTTCCATTTATGCAGTCACTGTATCTAGCTGAAAGTAGAAGAAGATTGAACAAAGTTCAGACTAAAGAGAGCTCCTCTTACTTCTGAAAGTTCTCATCCATTCCCGTACAATAAGATTGTATgcacataaattataaaatttacttaaattatatgataacatattatttagataatcaAAACTAGGTGAATATTGCATTGCTTATCAGATAAACAGGTTATagaaatttttcattttgttagaCAAAAATCTGACGGTTCAGTTTGCTGACACATTCAGTCACATTTGGCTGCTAGCTTCACGTGGTCAATATCTAGTGGCTTTTCAATTATTGggaattagaatttttttattatattattaacttttttaaaaaaaagtgtcCTCTTAACTGGTATGTcatatacaatacaaaaaattatgttttcgaTATCCAATACAATATTCAATTTAACTAAACAAATTGGAGTACAAATCTTACCAACATTAAACAAAAAGCATTTCAACAAATTTCTTCAAAGAAATTCATCTCTAATGCAGAGTAATTAACAACATCATCATATTTTCTAGTTGCTCTTAAAAACAAGCACTCAAAACTTCTTCCCACAGCGCAAATGGAGTAAGTGTAAATGAATCCAACCATTTCGATTAAGTTGAACAGGTTCTTATCACATTTGTAGTTCCAAAATGATCCGTACAATCTTACGCGACAAATGAATGGGTAAAACTCCGACTACAGCAAACAGTAAAAACTGAATGACATTCATGCTCCATCAGCTAATGTCCTCTTTGATGTACTAATGTAAAGAACTGCACGCAGAAAATTACCACCTGTAAATTAAAAGAACATAATGAGTTATAACCATTATTTCCTCGAATGAAGGCATCACCATACTTATTCTTGAGCTGTCCATTGACGTACTCTTCTGTTTGCTCCATTGCAATATTCATGTATCACTCCAGACAAGCTAGAATACCTGCATGAAAGGCTAACCATCAAGACATAACAACATTTATTGTAAATAGAACTACGATGGTCATGATAACAATATAATTAGAAGCTTCTCTTAAATAATTAGGAGGCACATGCATAAATGGATCCTGACTGTACTTGTTGTGATTTCTGAAAGCtctcaaacttaaatattaCAGTGAGCATAGTTGCCTGGTCCAACTAATCTGAAATAGAACCGATCAAATAATTTCTGTCCAGTGTCTACATCATTTGTACTCAGAacaatatccacaacatcaTGCATTCGCTTGATAAATAaactgattaaattttttttgttagtgtCTACATAATTTGtacaaaaaatttcataaaccaTACTGAATTGGCATCCGAACCGATAACTAGACTAGAAAACAAAGTAACCGGAAATCTAATTCAATGACTAGTTAGGATATTGGTCAAACCAGTTTCCTTGGTTCAGTTACCAATTTAGCAATATTTGTAAACCggtttaaagaaaaacaaagttttTAGGTTGGAATGCCTGTTCAAGATGTAGAACACCCATTCCTTTTCCCAGATTGCTCATTCAACAAGGAACGACCTCATTCCTCTAGCCGTTCACCATTCTAGATGATtcaagaaaaattgaagaaaatatgaaatcaaAAGCCAAAATGACAGTTCCAAGTTTGGAACAATTGTCCCTTTGGAAATTCAGTTCAAAAGtagttaactaaaaatttggtaCAATTATATGGTATTTTCAGTTTAGTTGAAAACCGGTTAATCTTTCAACTGGTTTGGTTTCAGTTTACAGTGTTCTCCATACTGAAACCGTTTCAGTTCAAAAAGTGGTCAACTGATTCAGTTAACCAGTTTTTAGCACCCCTACATTTGATATAAAGGCTTTAATTTCTTGAATTATGATTAGAACCTTATCTTTGTCATTCATATCAAGAAccatttcattttaattaaacaataaagaATTATTGAAACTATCGTTTGAGTTAAAAAACATCTTGTTATTCAAAAACAGAGGCTGTGTATGCACATCTTGATTTTCATAAAACCAAAATATCTTCAGTTggttttgaatttgacattaaattttgaaaaacaaatctcAAGGATACAGGTCATGAAAATAGTACCAATCTGCAGACCTAATGGAATGATTATCTTTACAATTTATCCTCAGATTCAAACTAGAAGAAAAGAGGGgaaaagtaagaaaacatagatAGAAAACAAAAACGTCAGAAGACTGACCTCTATAATCAACACCAGAATTGAGCTTTACAACAACCGGTCGTCCACGGATAGACTTCAGGAAATCTGCTGGCGTTTTTGTAGTTGCTGATCCTTTCTCTCCTCCAGTACTCATCGTCTTTGTACTTGACAAAATTTAACTTCTGT contains:
- the LOC123220551 gene encoding mogroside IE synthase-like isoform X1, whose protein sequence is MCEQWQMQSPCARASWNLKMTKMETQILVIPFPTQGHLNPMLQLSRRLASKGLKVTLVCTNSSLKSNSNISSIDFKFISDGFDSELNSETFDEYIRCLRAIFPQNLARFVESSKNLGCPFKFMVYDSGMPWMLDVARDLGMDGAPFFTQSCAVNAVYYHLNQGTLNLKAPDSEGCSVLLPSLPLMERKDLPTFVYETESHKSLRELILNKLVNIHEPNWILVNSFDKLEEEVVHWMSNHCRIKAVGPTVPSKYMDKRLENDTDYGLTLFKPKTDTCKTWLDLKELNSVVYVSFGSLAALAEEQMEEIAWGLKRSNTFFLWVVRESESAKLPKNFCEETVEKGLVVSWSPQLEVLAHKSVGCFMTHCGWNSTLEALSLGVPVVAMPQWTDQTTNAKYIEDVWQVGVRVRVNEKGIVTREEIEGCIREVMEGERSEDFRRNSEKWKQLAKEAVDEGGSSDKNLEEFVAAINVFKTRSNIDPMKGNNIYET
- the LOC123220551 gene encoding mogroside IE synthase-like isoform X2, with the translated sequence MCEQWQMQSPCARASWNLKMTKMETQILVIPFPTQGHLNPMLQLSRRLASKGLKVTLVCTNSSLKSNSNISSIDFKFISDGFDSELNSETFDEYIRCLRAIFPQNLARFVESSKNLGCPFKFMVYDSGMPWMLDVARDLGMDGAPFFTQSCAVNAVYYHLNQGTLNLKAPDSEGCSVLLPSLPLMERKDLPTFVYETESHKSLRELILNKLVNIHEPNWILVNSFDKLEEEVVHWMSNHCRIKAVGPTVPSKYMDKRLENDTDYGLTLFKPKTDTCKTWLDLKELNSVVYVSFGSLAALAEEQMEEIAWGLKRSNTFFLWVVRESESAKLPKNFCEETVEKGLVVSWSPQLEVLAHKSVGCFMTHCGWNSTLEALSLGVPVVAMPQWTDQTTNAKYIEDVWQVGVRVRVNEKGIVTREEIEGCIREVMEGERSEDFRRNSEKWKQLAKEAVDEGGSSDKNLEEFVAAINVFKTRSNIDPMKGVMQTN
- the LOC123220479 gene encoding UDP-glycosyltransferase 74F2-like, with protein sequence MEEKIYRAAHVLVIPYPRQGHINPALQLAKRLASKGLKTTIAITKFIFKTIQPQPPSSLQFETISDGFDERGRFAEAVSVHDYLQKMEAAGSKTLAELITKYKNSSNPIDCIVYDTFLPWALEVAKQFGLLGAAFFTQTCAVNYIYYLVYNGLLKVPVSSTAAPVSITGLPLLEPQDLPSFVYVAGEYPDYFEMLLGQFSNTDKADFLLVNTFYELEDEVVNTMHKICPALLTVGPTIPSFYLDNRIENDKDYDLDLLKTDKTICIDWLNARPKGSVVYVSFGSISSLSHKQMEELAWGLKQTDFHFLWVVRDSEDLKLPKGFIEETTNKGLIVKWSPQLAVLSNEALGCFFSHAGWNSTIEALSLAVPMVVMPLWTDQPTDAKLVQDVWKVGIRVVVEENGIVTRDEIEKCVRKVIVGEKAREMKLNAEKWRKLAIEAVSEGGSSDKNIDEFVSKLGTTSYKYY